The genomic window TTTATATCACTCATAGTTTAGTCGCGATACAGTTTGCGCTCTTCCGGCTTAATATAATCTTCCTCATTAAACACTTCATTATATGACACCGGTAATGGCTTGCCATATACCTTTGGGACAATATATTTATTAATAAAATCTTTATCCTCGGCCATATAACAGGACTCATAATACTGGCCAAAATATTTTATATTTAGTCCTCTCTCAATAATGTCTTTAAGCGGTTCCTTGAAAAAATTCCCCAAGGAAACATGCATATACGGACAGGGCATCACGTCGCCATATTTGGTGATGGATATCATTCTCTTGACGGCAATACAGCCCAAATCCATGCCATATGACGGGGTTAAATGGGTGAAAGCATCGCACTCTTTTTCCAACCCGCGCATATAATTCATATCGTCTTTGTCCACCATGGCCTCAAAGTTCCCTTCCCAATCCCCGACCGGTTTGGCATAGGTGACAAAAACCGGCACGCCTTTTTGATTTAAAAATTTTAAAAAATCTTTAAATTCTTCCGACTTCAAGCGCTGTTTGGTAACAACGGTTTGCACAATAATATATAACCCGACTTTCTGGCAGGCCTCAATTGCCCGCAAGGCGTTTTGGTACGCACCCGGTCTCTTTCTAAAATCATCATGGGCTTGGCTGTCCAAACTGTCCAAACTTAACTGGACTTTATCAACGCCAATATCTTTTAAATGTTTGGCTTTAGCTTCATCCAAAAACCAGCCGTTGGAATCGGAAACAATATAAAATTTCTGCGGATCAATGGCTTTAATTATTTCATCAAAATCCGGAAACACCAGGGGTTCGCCGCCGGTAAGCACAATCTGCGCCAAACCCATCTCATCGGCTTGCCTGGCCAATTCTTTTACATCAGCCGGGGTAAAAGCCCGGTCTCCGGCCGGACGCCGCAGTTTGGTAATGCAACAGTGCTCACAACGAAAATTACAGGTGTAATCATACTGAAACTGAAGCATGGCAATACTTTCGCCTTTCTTGATCTTTTCTTCAAACTTCATTATTTTTTCATAAACATACGGTTTCGTTTCTTTTAATGTGTTCCTCCGGCTGGTTTCCGCTGCCTTTAATTCTGGTTGAGTCATAATTTCAATTTAAGATTAAAACGGCCATCCCATTGTACTTTTCATGTATGATTTTAGCAACCTCATCAGCATAACTGCCGGCCATAATAATAATCGCCTCAACCGGATCAGAATTTAATTTTTCCGGAGCCACAATTGGTATATGCGTGGCCGGGGTGAATTTGCCCTGTTTAAAAGACGCGGAGTCAACAACATATTTAATTTTTCCTTCCAGATTCAATAAAGCCAGAGTCGCAAACGCCTGATGCCCGGCTCCCCAAACCGCTACCTTGCCGGGCGCAAACCGATTAATATAGTCCTCAATCTCTTTTTTAAGTTTTGCCTGTTTGTCGGAAAATAAAGCCAGGTCGGTTTTTCTTCTTTTTTTAACGACAGCGGAAATTATATAATCATGCCAAACCTCTTTGCACTCCAAAACCTCAAAACCATTTATTTGCAAGGTTGTTTTCAGGGTTTCTTTGGTAAAATAAAACAGATGGTCGCGCATGAATTCTGAAAAAAGATTGTCCCGCAAAATCATGTCAAAGTTCGGCACCTCCACTATGCCAACCGCGCCGTCAGCCAAATTATTACTTATTCCGGCAAGCATTAGATTAAGATT from Patescibacteria group bacterium includes these protein-coding regions:
- a CDS encoding radical SAM protein; amino-acid sequence: MTQPELKAAETSRRNTLKETKPYVYEKIMKFEEKIKKGESIAMLQFQYDYTCNFRCEHCCITKLRRPAGDRAFTPADVKELARQADEMGLAQIVLTGGEPLVFPDFDEIIKAIDPQKFYIVSDSNGWFLDEAKAKHLKDIGVDKVQLSLDSLDSQAHDDFRKRPGAYQNALRAIEACQKVGLYIIVQTVVTKQRLKSEEFKDFLKFLNQKGVPVFVTYAKPVGDWEGNFEAMVDKDDMNYMRGLEKECDAFTHLTPSYGMDLGCIAVKRMISITKYGDVMPCPYMHVSLGNFFKEPLKDIIERGLNIKYFGQYYESCYMAEDKDFINKYIVPKVYGKPLPVSYNEVFNEEDYIKPEERKLYRD
- a CDS encoding methyltransferase domain-containing protein; this translates as MHGTSILSKNNCRVCGKALLAEPLLKYENMPMVAQHLPDEATIARDKGMDLEIYQCAGCGLVQLVGEPVSYYREVIRAAGISPEMKEFRSGQFKDFVKKYSLAGKKIIEIGCGRGEYLTIMSQTGADAYGLEYGDDSAAQCLKNGLKVSKGFVETEDYKIDNSPFDAFFVLSWLEHLPNLNLMLAGISNNLADGAVGIVEVPNFDMILRDNLFSEFMRDHLFYFTKETLKTTLQINGFEVLECKEVWHDYIISAVVKKRRKTDLALFSDKQAKLKKEIEDYINRFAPGKVAVWGAGHQAFATLALLNLEGKIKYVVDSASFKQGKFTPATHIPIVAPEKLNSDPVEAIIIMAGSYADEVAKIIHEKYNGMAVLILN